The Magnetococcales bacterium genome has a window encoding:
- a CDS encoding DUF3369 domain-containing protein, whose protein sequence is MLTSDLFFADELRGGADQPVPVSADPTRQPWKILIVDDDEEIHSLTRLVLRDFTFDNRKAELISGYSAVEAQRLMQQHPDTAVILMDVVMETDEAGLSAVRYIRDVLSNRFVRIILRTGQPGQAPEQKVIQEYDINDYKDKVRLTTQRLITSITAALRSYRDLRTIDNTRRGLASIVNGTGDLFEARSLGKLARSILRQATSLLSLDENSDHAVAGFFAIREYVGHVVYAACGSFEPHVGKAIGDILPGELVGQVENIKDPREGIFSRFGFLTRYVSRGNLENLIYIQANRPLEDLDRDLLRTFSANIAFAFENLGLNREIVNTQKDVTFTLGEVIEVRSNEAGNHVRRVAESSRLLGMLLGLSEEDVELLWLSSPMHDLGKIGIPDHILNKPGKLDQTEWQVMQSHTRIGRQILKSSDRPILRTGAIIACQHHEKWDGTGYPDGLKGDDIHVFARITSVIDVFDALFHERCYKKAWPLEKIIELFHQERGRHFDPRLVDLFLDHLDEFLEIQDALKE, encoded by the coding sequence ATGCTGACCTCCGATTTGTTTTTTGCAGATGAGCTGCGCGGCGGGGCAGACCAACCAGTGCCGGTCAGTGCCGACCCCACCCGGCAGCCATGGAAAATCCTGATCGTGGACGATGACGAGGAGATCCACTCCCTGACCCGTCTCGTGCTGCGCGATTTCACCTTCGATAACAGAAAAGCGGAGCTTATCAGCGGCTATTCGGCGGTGGAAGCCCAGCGATTGATGCAACAACACCCCGATACGGCAGTCATCCTCATGGATGTGGTGATGGAGACAGATGAGGCCGGTCTCAGCGCCGTGCGCTACATTCGGGACGTTTTGTCAAATCGTTTTGTGCGCATCATTTTGCGGACCGGCCAACCCGGTCAGGCTCCCGAGCAAAAAGTGATCCAAGAGTACGATATCAATGACTACAAGGACAAGGTCCGGTTGACCACCCAACGCCTGATCACCTCGATCACGGCGGCCTTGCGTTCTTATCGTGACTTGCGAACCATCGACAATACCCGCCGGGGTTTGGCCAGTATCGTCAATGGGACAGGCGATCTCTTCGAAGCCCGTTCCCTGGGCAAGCTGGCCAGAAGCATATTACGGCAAGCGACATCCCTGTTGAGCCTGGATGAAAATTCAGACCATGCGGTGGCCGGTTTCTTCGCGATACGGGAATATGTCGGTCATGTCGTCTATGCTGCTTGTGGTTCCTTTGAACCGCATGTTGGAAAAGCCATCGGTGACATATTGCCCGGTGAGCTGGTTGGCCAGGTGGAGAACATCAAAGATCCCCGCGAAGGCATCTTCAGCCGTTTTGGTTTTCTGACCCGGTATGTCAGTCGCGGCAATCTTGAAAATTTGATTTATATTCAGGCAAATCGTCCTCTGGAAGACCTGGATCGGGATTTGTTGCGCACTTTTTCCGCAAATATTGCCTTCGCGTTCGAAAATCTTGGTTTGAACAGGGAAATTGTCAATACGCAAAAGGATGTCACCTTTACCCTGGGCGAGGTGATCGAAGTTCGTTCCAACGAGGCGGGCAACCATGTGCGCCGGGTTGCGGAAAGCTCCAGGCTGCTGGGCATGTTGCTGGGATTGAGTGAAGAGGATGTCGAGCTTCTCTGGTTGTCATCGCCCATGCACGATCTGGGAAAAATCGGCATTCCCGATCATATCCTGAACAAACCGGGCAAACTGGATCAGACAGAGTGGCAGGTGATGCAGAGTCATACCCGGATAGGTCGGCAGATACTGAAAAGCTCCGACCGGCCCATCCTGAGGACCGGTGCCATCATCGCCTGTCAACACCATGAAAAATGGGATGGTACGGGATATCCCGATGGGTTGAAGGGCGACGACATCCATGTTTTTGCCCGTATTACCAGCGTGATCGATGTCTTTGATGCGCTGTTTCATGAGCGATGCTACAAAAAAGCCTGGCCACTGGAAAAAATCATTGAATTGTTCCATCAGGAACGCGGACGCCATTTCGATCCCAGGCTTGTCGATTTGTTCCTTGACCACCTCGATGAGTTTCTGGAAATCCAGGATGCGTTGAAAGAATAA